From a single Actinomycetota bacterium genomic region:
- the pheS gene encoding phenylalanine--tRNA ligase subunit alpha, translating to MEENINALKSVLDKEYKDFESMVEKAQTLSELDNIENRFLGKKSLVSEHLKNMRTLSGEFRPVAGKIINETRKKISEKISFVREEISMLEFDRKLRNEKTDITLPGRKAKKGSKNIISRTIEEIEMFFIGLGYEIAEGPEIETDYYNFEALNHPPDHPARSLHDTFFIDDNILLRTHTSPVQIRYMEKHKPPVYVIAPGKTYRKDYDVTHTPMFTQIEGLAVDKGINFGNFKWTLEAFIHAIFGRDRKIRFRPHYFPFTEPSAEVDVSCNMCKGSGCRICSYSGWLEILGAGMVDPSLYKFVGYDAEEVNGFAFGVGIERIAMLKYGINDLRMFFDNDLRFLNQF from the coding sequence ATGGAAGAAAACATCAATGCATTAAAAAGCGTTCTTGATAAAGAGTATAAAGATTTTGAATCTATGGTTGAAAAAGCACAGACTTTATCGGAGCTTGATAATATAGAGAACAGGTTTCTTGGGAAAAAAAGCCTTGTATCAGAGCATCTTAAAAATATGAGAACCCTGTCGGGGGAATTCAGACCTGTTGCGGGAAAGATTATCAATGAAACCCGTAAAAAAATAAGCGAAAAGATATCTTTTGTCAGGGAAGAAATATCCATGCTTGAATTTGACAGGAAACTGAGGAATGAAAAAACAGATATCACTCTTCCCGGCAGAAAAGCAAAGAAAGGTTCAAAAAATATAATATCCCGGACAATAGAAGAGATTGAAATGTTTTTTATAGGTCTTGGCTATGAAATTGCGGAAGGACCCGAAATTGAAACGGATTATTATAATTTTGAGGCGCTCAATCATCCTCCTGACCATCCGGCAAGGTCTCTTCATGATACTTTTTTTATAGACGATAATATTCTTCTGAGGACGCACACATCGCCGGTGCAGATAAGGTATATGGAAAAACATAAACCCCCGGTTTATGTTATAGCGCCCGGCAAAACCTACCGGAAAGATTATGATGTGACACATACTCCCATGTTTACCCAGATAGAGGGTCTTGCAGTGGATAAAGGAATAAATTTTGGTAATTTCAAATGGACGCTTGAGGCTTTTATCCATGCGATTTTTGGCCGGGACAGAAAAATTCGTTTTCGCCCGCACTATTTTCCTTTTACTGAACCAAGCGCAGAGGTAGATGTTTCATGCAATATGTGTAAAGGCTCAGGATGCAGAATATGCAGCTATAGCGGGTGGCTGGAAATACTGGGTGCAGGGATGGTCGATCCCAGTCTTTACAAGTTTGTCGGTTATGATGCAGAAGAAGTTAATGGCTTTGCATTTGGTGTGGGAATTGAAAGAATTGCGATGCTGAAATATGGAATAAATGATTTAAGAATGTTTTTTGATAATGATCTGAGATTTTTAAATCAGTTTTAA
- a CDS encoding protein-L-isoaspartate(D-aspartate) O-methyltransferase produces MLFNEEKLTTLREKMVKTQIVARGIKDKKVIKALKKVPRHFFINSENYESAYADHPLSIGFSQTISQPYIVALMTELLEIKSEDRILEIGTGSGYQTAILAEIAGEVFTVEFIDALSKKSESLLKKMGYTNISFKTGDGYQGWPEFSPYNKIIVTAAPENIPEKLKEQLAENGRMVIPVGFVFNQCLVRLTRLKENFLDEEICGVSFVPMVKK; encoded by the coding sequence ATGTTATTTAATGAGGAAAAATTAACCACACTCAGGGAAAAAATGGTAAAAACCCAGATTGTTGCAAGGGGCATTAAAGATAAAAAAGTTATTAAAGCATTAAAGAAAGTTCCCAGGCATTTTTTTATTAACTCGGAAAATTATGAGTCTGCTTATGCCGATCATCCTTTATCGATAGGATTTTCACAGACAATATCCCAGCCATATATAGTTGCTCTTATGACTGAACTTCTGGAAATAAAAAGCGAAGACAGAATCCTTGAGATAGGAACAGGCTCAGGTTACCAGACAGCAATACTTGCTGAAATCGCCGGTGAAGTATTTACAGTTGAATTCATAGATGCGCTTTCAAAGAAATCAGAATCACTTCTTAAAAAAATGGGATATACCAATATAAGTTTTAAAACAGGAGACGGATATCAGGGGTGGCCGGAGTTTTCACCATACAATAAAATAATAGTTACCGCTGCACCTGAAAATATCCCTGAAAAATTAAAGGAGCAGCTTGCAGAAAACGGAAGGATGGTTATACCTGTGGGATTTGTCTTTAACCAGTGTCTTGTCAGGCTGACAAGATTGAAAGAAAATTTTTTAGATGAAGAGATATGCGGAGTTTCGTTTGTGCCGATGGTAAAAAAATAG
- a CDS encoding DUF1328 domain-containing protein encodes MILLILAIIFFILAVVAGILGLRGVASASCLVSRILFFLLAAGFIITIVLFIFNLFFKFM; translated from the coding sequence ATGATTCTACTGATACTTGCCATAATATTTTTTATACTTGCAGTGGTTGCAGGAATATTAGGACTGAGAGGAGTTGCTTCTGCAAGCTGCCTGGTCTCAAGAATATTGTTTTTCCTTCTTGCTGCAGGTTTTATCATAACAATAGTACTGTTCATATTTAATCTGTTCTTTAAATTCATGTAA
- a CDS encoding N-acetyl-gamma-glutamyl-phosphate reductase, with protein MKEIKISIAGASGITGIELLKIIDKHKYSRVIAALSRTFDGKKISSVFKNTLNLKNNNNIFFKDFFSSSDIKESDLVFLCLPPGKSMEYVKYLIENDYKGKIIDLGSDFRLNNPEDYEEWYGNKHILKEMLPRFVYGLPELNKKAIKNADYVANPGCYPTSAILALAPVMALKDLKFGSVIIDSKSGVSGAGRKLKEEYLFLNISENFFAYSPLKHRHIPEMEQELRKISGSVDKISFIPHLLPVNRGIFTTIYIGGTNITEITGITDRIKTSYNNLYKNEVFIKFIEGDIPRISDVSGTNSAHIGFMADYRTSTIKIFSVIDNILKGASGQAVQNMNLMFNLSEEEGLDMQGTCN; from the coding sequence ATGAAAGAAATAAAAATATCGATTGCCGGAGCTTCAGGCATAACAGGGATTGAACTTTTAAAGATAATAGATAAGCACAAATATTCCAGGGTTATTGCGGCATTATCAAGGACTTTTGATGGTAAAAAAATAAGCAGTGTATTCAAAAACACATTAAATCTTAAAAATAATAATAATATATTTTTTAAGGACTTTTTTTCCTCATCGGATATAAAGGAATCCGACCTGGTTTTTTTATGTCTTCCTCCCGGAAAATCGATGGAATATGTAAAATACCTGATAGAAAATGATTACAAAGGCAAGATTATAGATCTCGGCTCCGATTTCCGGCTGAACAACCCGGAGGATTATGAAGAATGGTATGGGAATAAGCATATTCTGAAAGAAATGCTGCCAAGGTTTGTCTATGGCTTGCCGGAGTTAAACAAGAAAGCAATAAAAAATGCTGATTATGTTGCAAATCCGGGTTGCTATCCTACTTCTGCGATTCTCGCTCTCGCTCCCGTTATGGCTTTGAAGGATTTGAAGTTTGGCTCAGTAATTATTGATTCCAAATCCGGTGTAAGCGGAGCCGGTAGAAAATTAAAGGAAGAATATCTTTTTTTAAATATTTCAGAGAATTTTTTTGCTTATTCTCCCTTAAAGCACAGGCACATTCCCGAAATGGAGCAGGAGCTAAGAAAAATATCAGGATCCGTAGATAAGATAAGCTTTATCCCGCATCTTCTGCCTGTTAACAGGGGCATATTTACAACGATTTACATCGGCGGTACAAATATCACAGAAATTACAGGAATAACTGACAGGATAAAAACTTCTTATAACAATTTGTATAAAAATGAAGTTTTTATAAAATTTATTGAAGGCGACATTCCAAGGATAAGCGATGTTTCGGGAACCAATTCGGCACATATAGGCTTTATGGCTGACTACAGAACTTCGACCATAAAAATATTTAGCGTTATAGATAATATATTAAAAGGAGCTTCAGGACAGGCTGTGCAGAATATGAATCTGATGTTCAACTTAAGCGAAGAAGAAGGGCTGGATATGCAGGGGACCTGTAATTGA
- a CDS encoding carbon-nitrogen hydrolase family protein has protein sequence MSVNKEIKIALCQMMVTDDKSINLENAEKILHKASVMGCDIAVLPEMFNCPYDSGFFHKFAEEYPGQTTEMLSRTAEKEGIYIIGGSVPEKTNTGFFNSSFSFDRKGCLLGTHRKIHLFDINIAGKMKFTESLTFSPGKDITVFDTEFCKAGVAICYDMRFPELIRSMALLGAEIIFVPAAFNMVTGPAHWHLTNRVRALDNQIYFAGISPARNTSSSYKAYGHSMITDPWGRIIAEADEKESIVFAEISTRNIKKIREELPLLKHRRPDIYIK, from the coding sequence ATGTCAGTAAACAAGGAAATTAAAATTGCACTTTGCCAGATGATGGTGACTGATGACAAAAGCATCAACCTGGAAAACGCAGAGAAAATATTGCACAAAGCTTCGGTGATGGGCTGTGACATAGCTGTTCTTCCTGAAATGTTTAATTGTCCTTATGACAGTGGTTTTTTTCATAAATTTGCCGAAGAATATCCTGGCCAGACAACAGAGATGCTTTCCCGTACTGCAGAAAAAGAAGGAATATATATAATAGGAGGCTCTGTTCCTGAAAAAACCAATACAGGCTTTTTCAACTCCAGTTTTTCCTTTGACAGAAAAGGCTGCCTTCTGGGAACACACAGAAAGATACATCTCTTTGATATAAATATAGCAGGAAAAATGAAATTTACTGAAAGCCTGACTTTTTCCCCCGGTAAAGATATAACAGTCTTTGATACGGAATTCTGTAAAGCAGGCGTGGCAATATGCTATGACATGCGTTTTCCTGAATTGATAAGAAGCATGGCGCTTCTGGGAGCGGAAATAATATTTGTTCCGGCTGCTTTTAATATGGTTACCGGACCGGCACACTGGCATCTGACAAACAGGGTAAGAGCTCTTGACAATCAGATTTATTTTGCAGGTATCTCTCCTGCAAGAAACACATCCTCCTCATATAAGGCTTACGGACATTCAATGATAACGGATCCTTGGGGACGTATAATTGCTGAGGCAGACGAAAAAGAGTCGATTGTTTTTGCAGAAATCTCAACACGCAATATTAAGAAAATAAGAGAAGAGCTGCCTTTGTTAAAACACAGAAGACCTGATATATACATAAAGTAA
- a CDS encoding phenylalanine--tRNA ligase subunit beta — MKITYNWLKEFIEDLGNIAPSEIAKKLTMSGTEVKKVVYIGENFKNLVTGRILSFEKHPNADKLSLCNVDIGQSLLSIVCGAKNFKDNDMVVVALEGARIQDFVIKKSKIRGIFSEGMMCSEKELGISDESDGIMILDDSFTVGKDFASQAGLDDWVFELEITPNRPDCLSVFGIAREISALTGLRLKEPDYDSVYSARKDREFVIEIEDYNLCPRYSAKIFKIDDYACTPLWMKNRLMHCDIRSVSMLVDLTNYVMLEYGQPVHAFDLNKLSSGKIIIRKAEKEEKLLLIDGLERNLYEDDIVIADENGPVALAGIMGGKDTEIGSDTREMLLESANFNGVSIMKTSKRIGLRSEASNRFEKKLDPENTINAIGKFEELLSSICNIKTDNTFYDNYADLNRKRSIELRTARLNKFLGTDIKTEKISEILNLLGFKNRIDKQLVKTDIPSFRYEDIEREIDLIEEVARIYGFDNIPVCTPGTVSKQGKYTDEQKSLRNIRNTLSGMGLNEVINYSFISRKDFMLFCLDREDDYKNYVKIINPLNEDFEILRTSLIQSLVRNAKDNIFKKINDIAIFEISKIFKSVADDKQNRSSEKNTLGILLSGKSSLKRWDMQEKYFDYFDIKGIVESLADIFLNEQGLCVSEREYGFLHPVIGGDIILKNKKIGVIGKLHPKIVSDLDIRQDIYIAEIDLDAFIENISSEKVFRHISPFPSVNIDLAFIVDEEIKYQDVEKEIIACAGRNLQNIRLFDLYRGKQLEDNKKSLAFALEFNAADKTLNEKDIESLIKKISGQLSKKFKARLRDQ; from the coding sequence TTGAAAATAACTTATAACTGGCTGAAAGAATTTATTGAAGATCTTGGCAATATTGCCCCGTCAGAAATTGCCAAAAAGCTGACCATGTCCGGTACTGAAGTAAAAAAAGTCGTTTATATCGGTGAAAATTTTAAAAACCTTGTAACAGGCAGGATTCTGAGTTTTGAGAAACATCCCAATGCTGACAAGCTTTCATTATGTAATGTGGATATAGGTCAGAGTCTGCTAAGCATAGTTTGCGGAGCAAAAAATTTTAAAGATAATGATATGGTGGTTGTTGCTCTTGAAGGTGCCAGGATACAGGATTTTGTAATTAAAAAAAGTAAGATAAGAGGCATATTTTCAGAAGGAATGATGTGCTCTGAAAAAGAGCTTGGAATTTCTGATGAATCTGATGGCATAATGATACTGGACGACAGTTTTACTGTCGGAAAGGATTTTGCAAGCCAGGCAGGCCTTGATGACTGGGTTTTTGAATTGGAAATAACTCCCAACAGGCCGGACTGCCTGAGCGTGTTTGGAATTGCAAGAGAGATATCGGCTCTGACAGGGTTGAGGCTTAAAGAGCCTGATTATGATTCAGTGTATTCTGCAAGAAAAGACAGAGAATTTGTCATTGAAATTGAGGATTATAATCTATGTCCGAGATATTCTGCCAAAATATTTAAAATCGATGATTATGCCTGTACGCCTTTATGGATGAAAAACAGACTGATGCATTGTGATATAAGATCGGTAAGCATGCTTGTAGATCTTACAAATTATGTAATGCTGGAATACGGCCAGCCTGTACATGCTTTTGATTTGAATAAATTAAGTTCAGGAAAAATTATAATAAGAAAAGCGGAAAAAGAAGAGAAGCTCCTGCTGATCGATGGCCTGGAAAGAAATCTTTATGAAGATGATATTGTTATTGCCGATGAAAACGGACCTGTTGCTCTTGCAGGAATTATGGGCGGGAAAGACACTGAAATAGGCAGCGATACCAGAGAAATGCTTCTTGAATCTGCCAATTTCAATGGTGTTTCCATAATGAAGACTTCAAAGAGGATAGGTTTAAGAAGTGAAGCATCAAACAGATTTGAAAAAAAGCTTGATCCTGAGAATACAATAAATGCAATTGGGAAGTTTGAGGAGCTGCTCAGCAGTATATGCAATATAAAAACTGATAATACTTTTTATGATAATTATGCAGATTTAAATAGAAAAAGAAGTATTGAGCTAAGAACAGCCAGGTTAAATAAATTTCTTGGAACAGACATCAAAACAGAAAAGATCTCTGAAATACTTAATCTTCTGGGCTTTAAAAACAGGATAGATAAACAATTGGTAAAGACGGACATCCCGTCTTTCAGATATGAAGACATCGAAAGAGAGATAGACCTGATTGAGGAAGTTGCCAGAATATATGGTTTCGATAATATACCTGTCTGTACGCCGGGGACTGTTTCAAAGCAGGGAAAATACACTGATGAGCAAAAATCATTAAGAAATATCAGAAATACTCTTTCAGGAATGGGGCTTAATGAAGTAATCAATTATTCCTTTATCAGCAGAAAGGATTTCATGCTCTTTTGCCTTGACAGGGAAGATGATTACAAAAACTATGTAAAAATAATCAATCCTCTAAATGAGGATTTTGAAATACTGAGAACCTCTTTAATACAGTCGCTTGTCAGAAATGCAAAAGATAATATTTTTAAGAAAATAAATGATATAGCAATATTTGAAATATCAAAGATATTCAAATCAGTCGCAGATGATAAACAAAACAGGAGCTCTGAAAAAAATACTCTGGGTATCCTGCTTTCCGGAAAATCCTCCCTTAAAAGATGGGATATGCAGGAGAAATATTTTGACTACTTTGATATTAAAGGAATTGTTGAATCACTGGCGGATATATTTTTAAATGAACAGGGTTTGTGTGTAAGTGAGCGCGAATATGGCTTCCTTCATCCTGTAATCGGCGGGGATATAATACTGAAAAATAAAAAAATTGGAGTAATCGGAAAACTTCACCCGAAGATTGTCAGTGATCTTGATATCAGGCAGGATATTTACATAGCTGAGATAGATCTTGATGCATTTATAGAAAATATAAGCAGTGAGAAAGTTTTTAGACATATCTCTCCATTTCCGTCAGTCAATATCGATCTTGCATTTATTGTGGATGAGGAAATAAAATACCAGGATGTGGAAAAAGAGATCATTGCCTGTGCCGGAAGAAACCTGCAGAATATAAGATTGTTTGATCTTTATAGGGGAAAACAGCTTGAAGACAATAAAAAAAGCCTTGCTTTTGCACTGGAATTTAATGCTGCAGACAAAACTCTGAACGAAAAAGATATTGAATCTCTTATAAAAAAAATATCCGGACAGCTTTCAAAAAAATTTAAAGCAAGATTAAGAGATCAGTAA
- the rplT gene encoding 50S ribosomal protein L20 — MARIKRGIIKKQKHKKVLEQTKGYYGLRGSAYRIAKEQLMKSLSFNYIGRKNKKRDFRRLWIARINIAARSNGLSYNAFINGLKKANVDINRKMLSDIAVNDEAAFKKLVETAKAQIKA; from the coding sequence ATGGCGAGAATAAAAAGAGGAATTATAAAAAAACAAAAGCATAAAAAAGTTCTTGAGCAGACAAAAGGATATTATGGCCTGAGAGGAAGCGCATACAGGATTGCAAAAGAACAACTAATGAAATCATTAAGTTTTAATTACATTGGCAGAAAAAACAAAAAAAGAGATTTCAGGAGATTGTGGATTGCAAGAATTAATATAGCTGCAAGGTCAAATGGTCTTTCTTATAATGCCTTTATAAATGGTCTAAAGAAAGCAAATGTGGACATTAACAGAAAAATGCTTTCAGATATTGCAGTTAATGATGAAGCAGCGTTTAAAAAACTTGTGGAAACTGCCAAAGCCCAGATTAAAGCTTAA